A single window of Phycisphaerae bacterium DNA harbors:
- a CDS encoding mechanosensitive ion channel, whose translation MFLAQEAATGEAAKSPLQNPTLDGLREYGIYLLEAYGPKVLQALAVLIVGWIASRIIRGAVRRLMVRAKVDATLTGFIAHLAYMLLLALVVVTALQQLGVQSTSFVAIIGAAGLAVGFALQGSLANFAAGVMLIFFRPFRVGDYIQAGGIGATVEEIQIFATTFRTPDNVRVIVPNSSITNGVITNYSANPTRRIDLEFGIGYGDDTTKAKAIIEDILAKDARILKDPAPTVAVAALADSSVNIVCRPWVNSPEYWAVRFDLLETVKRAFDDNGITIPFPQRDVHVHQVA comes from the coding sequence ATGTTCCTGGCCCAGGAAGCGGCGACCGGTGAAGCGGCGAAGAGTCCACTCCAGAATCCCACGCTCGACGGGTTGCGCGAATACGGCATTTACCTGCTCGAGGCGTACGGACCCAAGGTCCTTCAGGCCTTGGCTGTACTGATCGTCGGTTGGATCGCCTCCCGCATCATCCGCGGAGCGGTACGCCGCCTCATGGTCCGCGCAAAAGTGGATGCCACGCTCACGGGCTTTATCGCCCACCTCGCTTACATGTTGCTCCTCGCTCTGGTTGTGGTCACGGCGCTTCAGCAACTCGGCGTTCAGTCCACGTCCTTTGTCGCGATCATCGGCGCGGCCGGTCTGGCGGTTGGTTTCGCCCTGCAAGGATCGCTGGCCAACTTCGCCGCCGGCGTCATGCTTATTTTCTTCCGACCCTTCCGCGTGGGCGACTACATCCAGGCCGGTGGCATCGGCGCCACGGTGGAGGAAATCCAGATCTTCGCCACGACTTTTCGAACGCCCGACAACGTCAGGGTCATTGTGCCCAACTCCAGCATCACCAACGGCGTGATCACGAATTACTCGGCCAACCCTACGCGGCGCATTGACCTCGAGTTCGGCATCGGCTACGGCGATGACACGACCAAGGCCAAGGCCATCATCGAGGACATCCTCGCCAAGGACGCCCGCATCCTGAAGGACCCCGCGCCGACGGTCGCCGTTGCCGCGCTGGCCGACAGCAGCGTGAACATCGTCTGCCGCCCATGGGTAAATTCGCCGGAATACTGGGCGGTCCGATTCGACTTGCTGGAGACGGTCAAGCGGGCGTTTGACGACAACGGGATCACCATTCCGTTCCCGCAGCGCGACGTGCACGTGCATCAGGTGGCATAA
- a CDS encoding RidA family protein — protein MIAVTGTAPLDAAGRTVGVGDVVIQARRCLDIIGSALRELDADLRHVYRTRILLTRIEDWKAVGQVHGEFFRDVRPASTFAQVSGFIDPDWLIEIEADAMLD, from the coding sequence ATGATCGCTGTTACGGGAACGGCCCCGCTCGATGCCGCAGGGCGAACAGTCGGCGTGGGCGACGTGGTGATTCAGGCGCGACGGTGCCTGGACATCATTGGAAGCGCCCTTCGGGAATTGGACGCGGATTTGCGCCATGTCTACCGGACACGAATCCTGCTGACGCGCATCGAGGACTGGAAAGCAGTCGGGCAGGTTCACGGCGAGTTCTTCCGCGACGTTCGCCCTGCCAGCACCTTCGCACAGGTTTCGGGCTTTATCGACCCCGACTGGCTCATCGAGATCGAAGCCGACGCGATGCTTGATTAG
- a CDS encoding FHA domain-containing protein, translating into MATLFVTDGPGKGQKFSLAGCNLAMVGRDARCTFQITDPKLSRMHLQVRHDAGQGRHFAIDYQSKNGVLLNGQKLTEETLLNDRDILTLGDTAIVYASDDAEDAMKVFEAWKSPGQGYQRTISVD; encoded by the coding sequence ATGGCGACGCTCTTCGTGACGGACGGACCGGGTAAGGGTCAGAAGTTCTCGCTGGCCGGCTGCAACCTGGCCATGGTCGGCCGGGATGCCCGCTGCACGTTTCAGATTACCGATCCCAAGCTCTCGCGAATGCACCTGCAAGTCCGCCACGACGCCGGACAAGGCCGCCATTTTGCGATCGACTACCAGAGCAAGAACGGCGTCCTCCTGAACGGCCAGAAGTTGACCGAGGAGACCCTGCTCAACGACCGCGACATCCTCACCCTTGGGGACACGGCCATTGTTTATGCCAGCGATGACGCCGAGGACGCCATGAAGGTTTTCGAGGCGTGGAAGAGCCCCGGGCAGGGATACCAGCGCACCATTTCCGTCGACTGA
- a CDS encoding TatD family hydrolase: protein MNLIDSHCHLTYAELSEQLEAVLARAAEAGVERIISVATDLADAAAALSLARKYPDVVRVAAGIHPHGAGKVSDADLEELARLWRDEPIVAFGEMGLDYHYDFAERAVQKRVFAEQLRRALPLDRPIIIHSREALDDTIAILIDEGYSGRRVVFHCFGGGPAEADLIGAHGWRVSFTGTVTFRKSKETQEVARTYPADRLMVETDAPYLSPEPVRGRKPNEPSFLAHTARFLAELRGESLEALAEQMTANTQAFFGLA from the coding sequence ATGAACCTCATCGATTCGCATTGCCACCTGACCTACGCGGAGCTTTCGGAGCAGCTAGAGGCGGTGCTCGCCCGCGCCGCGGAAGCTGGCGTGGAGCGGATCATCAGCGTGGCCACGGACCTGGCGGATGCGGCGGCTGCGCTGAGTCTGGCTCGGAAATATCCTGACGTGGTTCGGGTCGCCGCGGGAATTCATCCGCACGGGGCCGGCAAGGTGTCCGACGCCGACCTGGAGGAACTCGCCCGCTTGTGGCGGGACGAGCCCATCGTGGCCTTCGGCGAGATGGGCCTGGACTACCACTACGACTTCGCGGAGCGCGCCGTGCAAAAGCGGGTCTTCGCCGAACAGCTTCGACGGGCGCTGCCGCTGGATCGCCCGATTATCATCCACAGCCGGGAGGCGCTCGACGACACGATCGCCATTCTGATTGACGAAGGCTACTCCGGCCGGCGCGTCGTGTTTCACTGCTTCGGAGGCGGCCCGGCGGAGGCAGACCTGATCGGCGCGCACGGTTGGCGAGTTTCGTTCACCGGCACGGTGACGTTTCGCAAATCGAAGGAGACGCAGGAGGTGGCGCGGACGTATCCGGCGGACCGGCTGATGGTCGAGACGGATGCGCCGTATCTTTCGCCGGAGCCGGTGCGCGGGCGCAAGCCGAACGAGCCTTCGTTCTTGGCCCATACCGCCCGCTTCCTGGCGGAGCTTCGCGGCGAATCGCTCGAAGCCCTTGCGGAGCAGATGACGGCCAACACGCAGGCGTTCTTCGGATTGGCGTGA
- a CDS encoding YraN family protein — MNWLRLRRSPPHLRLGRRGERRARRYLAERGHRVLARNFHCPAGEIDLITLDGDNVVFVEVKTRASEEHQPLDETVSRQKWLRVERTARWFLAHRRLLSVPCRFDLVLVLWPPGGKPVIEHFPDAYRRGE, encoded by the coding sequence CTGAATTGGCTGCGGCTTCGGCGTAGTCCGCCACATCTGCGCCTCGGGCGTCGTGGCGAGCGCCGTGCCCGGCGGTATCTCGCCGAGCGCGGGCATCGCGTCTTGGCCCGGAATTTCCATTGCCCGGCCGGCGAAATCGACCTGATCACGCTCGACGGCGACAACGTCGTCTTCGTGGAAGTCAAGACACGAGCCTCCGAAGAGCATCAGCCGCTGGATGAAACCGTCTCGCGGCAGAAGTGGCTTCGGGTGGAGCGCACCGCCCGCTGGTTCCTTGCCCACCGCCGGTTGCTCTCGGTTCCCTGTCGTTTCGATCTCGTGCTGGTACTCTGGCCCCCGGGCGGCAAGCCCGTCATCGAGCATTTCCCGGACGCGTATCGCCGTGGGGAGTAA
- the rplS gene encoding 50S ribosomal protein L19, with protein sequence MSSPLIKIVEQKFFKSSVPTFHIGDTVDVRCRIREGDKERLQTFTGVVIARRSTGVNEAFTVRRFVGDEGVERTFLVHSPNVVDVVVKRRGKVRRAKLYYLRHRIGKARRLRELRVSKSKTREPELAAASA encoded by the coding sequence ATGTCCTCGCCACTGATCAAGATCGTCGAACAGAAGTTCTTCAAGTCGAGTGTACCGACGTTTCACATCGGCGATACGGTCGACGTTCGCTGTCGTATCCGGGAGGGCGACAAGGAGCGTCTTCAGACGTTCACCGGCGTGGTCATCGCCCGCCGCAGCACGGGCGTGAACGAAGCGTTCACGGTTCGGCGGTTCGTCGGCGACGAGGGCGTGGAGCGGACTTTCCTGGTTCACTCACCGAACGTCGTGGACGTGGTGGTCAAGCGTCGCGGCAAAGTGCGGCGGGCAAAGCTGTACTACCTGCGGCACCGCATCGGCAAGGCACGGCGACTGCGTGAACTTCGCGTCAGTAAGAGCAAGACTCGCGAGCCTGAATTGGCTGCGGCTTCGGCGTAG
- the trmD gene encoding tRNA (guanosine(37)-N1)-methyltransferase TrmD — protein MRIDILTLFPEVFEPFLESSIVGRARRAGLVSIGCTNIRDFTHDKHRTVDDRPFGGGPGMVMMCGPVFEAVEHIEGSRAETSTRVLLSPRGEPLTQSIVETLARETWLVFLCGHYEGFDERIHEGLGSREISIGDYVLSGGEPAAMVLVDAIVRLLPGALGDDESAGCDSFSMGMLEYPQYTRPREFRGMTVPEILLSGDHQAVAAWREEQARRITAERRPDLLRGHAESED, from the coding sequence ATGCGCATCGATATCCTCACGCTGTTTCCCGAGGTTTTTGAACCGTTTCTGGAGTCAAGCATCGTGGGTCGGGCCCGGCGAGCCGGGCTCGTGTCGATCGGTTGTACCAACATCCGCGACTTCACCCATGACAAACACCGCACCGTGGACGATCGCCCGTTTGGCGGCGGCCCGGGAATGGTGATGATGTGCGGTCCGGTTTTCGAGGCCGTGGAGCACATCGAGGGCAGTAGGGCGGAGACGTCGACGCGCGTACTGCTCAGTCCGCGAGGCGAACCGCTCACACAGTCGATCGTTGAGACCCTGGCCCGGGAAACGTGGCTGGTGTTTCTGTGCGGGCACTACGAGGGGTTCGACGAGCGTATCCACGAGGGCCTCGGCTCCCGCGAGATTTCCATCGGAGACTATGTTCTCTCCGGTGGTGAGCCGGCCGCGATGGTGCTCGTTGACGCGATCGTCCGGCTGCTTCCGGGCGCCCTGGGAGACGACGAATCCGCGGGATGCGATTCGTTCTCGATGGGTATGCTGGAGTATCCGCAGTACACGCGGCCGCGCGAGTTCCGGGGCATGACCGTTCCGGAGATTCTGCTTTCGGGTGATCATCAGGCGGTTGCCGCCTGGCGCGAAGAGCAGGCCCGGCGGATCACGGCGGAGCGGCGTCCCGACCTGTTACGCGGACACGCCGAGTCGGAGGACTAG
- the rpsP gene encoding 30S ribosomal protein S16 → MAVRLRLKRIGRRFVPVYRVVAVDRRRSRDSVVIEELGHYDPRRESNEQEFSCDRERVAYWLSVGAQPSETVRDLLSKHGIGAAGRAS, encoded by the coding sequence GTGGCTGTGAGGTTACGTCTCAAGCGAATCGGCCGGCGTTTCGTGCCGGTCTACCGGGTGGTCGCCGTCGATCGTCGCCGATCGCGGGACAGCGTCGTGATCGAGGAACTCGGTCATTATGACCCGCGCCGCGAAAGCAACGAGCAGGAATTCAGTTGCGATCGCGAGCGCGTGGCCTACTGGCTGAGCGTGGGCGCTCAACCGAGCGAAACGGTGCGCGATCTCCTTTCGAAGCACGGGATCGGCGCGGCCGGGCGCGCATCGTAG
- a CDS encoding vitamin B12-dependent ribonucleotide reductase, with amino-acid sequence MVRANGKEPGRTGHGATVAFSPNAERVLKARYLKKDEQGRCVESPQDLFRRVAKAIADAELSYDADPVVRSEWEDRFYALMTSRRFMPNSPTLMNAGREMGMLSACFVLPVGDSIDEIFDAIKYTALIQKAGGGTGFAFDELRPTGDYIKSSGGTTSGPISFWRAFSEATNAIQQGAFRRGANMGMMYIDHPDILKFLHAKEDLSQFTNYNISVKVTDAWMESFKTDPDGPHVVRNPRTGRTYLLPRELKIWEYDIRSLVELRPGEPAPEGEFYTMRDIWDFIVRNAHRTGEPGVVFIDRINEDNPTPHIGRIEATNPCGEQPLLPFEACNLGSVNLALFVHRGEDGSAAVDWDGLRETIQESVRFLDNVIDANRYPLPQIDAICKGNRKIGLGIMGFADALYLLDVPYNSEEGVAWGERFMQFVNDESHAYSELLARERGSFPNWKGSIYDTKFHRPMRNATCTTVAPTGTISIIAGCSGGIEPLYSLAYFRNVLRGQDEGAAPMIEINPIFEQVARDRGFLSEGLMERIATDGTLARADGIPDEVKRVFVCAHDIAPVWHMRMQAGFQRHCDASISKTINFPEEASIEQVDEIYRLAYELQCKGVTVYRNGCRQHQPMALKSSDATHAKQKATAVAEAPKELEPAILPEIQSSVRVRQLTPFGNMHINITVDPRTERELEVFAQLGKGGDLANSDLEAICRLISLWLRSGGSLIHVVRQLHSIGSSLQVQTKEGKIMSLGDGLARALKRYLKVKEDRGLRALLLGEAELSSPTPKKPGHEGNGGNGNGNGHGNGNGNKGVNASDPKLRGTQSEGAIKTMARSSVSTLSSALHRIDALGAPGQEAQFKVVCPECRQPLRYKEGCISCESCGYSRC; translated from the coding sequence ATGGTACGGGCCAACGGGAAGGAACCTGGACGGACGGGTCACGGAGCGACGGTAGCGTTCTCGCCCAACGCGGAGCGTGTTCTCAAGGCGCGATACCTGAAAAAGGATGAGCAGGGGCGGTGCGTGGAATCACCGCAGGACTTGTTTCGTCGCGTGGCCAAGGCCATCGCCGACGCCGAGTTGAGCTACGACGCCGATCCGGTCGTTCGCAGCGAATGGGAAGACCGTTTTTATGCGCTGATGACAAGTCGGCGGTTCATGCCCAACAGCCCGACGCTGATGAACGCGGGGCGTGAAATGGGCATGCTCAGCGCCTGTTTCGTGCTTCCCGTCGGCGACAGCATTGATGAGATCTTCGATGCAATCAAGTACACCGCGCTGATTCAAAAGGCCGGGGGTGGAACGGGCTTCGCCTTCGACGAGCTGCGCCCCACCGGCGACTACATCAAGAGTTCCGGTGGAACAACGAGCGGCCCGATCTCCTTCTGGCGGGCGTTCAGCGAGGCGACCAATGCCATTCAACAAGGTGCTTTCCGCCGTGGCGCCAACATGGGGATGATGTACATCGATCATCCCGACATTCTCAAGTTCCTCCATGCCAAGGAGGATCTTTCTCAATTCACGAATTACAACATCTCGGTCAAAGTCACGGACGCCTGGATGGAGTCCTTCAAGACCGACCCCGACGGGCCGCACGTCGTGCGCAATCCGCGCACCGGCCGCACCTATCTGCTTCCGCGCGAGCTGAAGATCTGGGAGTACGACATTCGCTCGCTGGTGGAATTGCGGCCGGGTGAACCGGCGCCAGAGGGCGAGTTCTACACGATGCGCGACATCTGGGACTTCATCGTCCGCAACGCCCACCGGACGGGCGAACCGGGCGTAGTGTTCATCGACCGCATCAACGAGGACAATCCCACGCCGCACATCGGCCGCATCGAGGCGACCAATCCCTGCGGGGAACAGCCGCTGCTTCCATTCGAGGCGTGCAATCTCGGCAGCGTCAACCTGGCCCTGTTCGTTCACCGCGGTGAAGACGGATCAGCCGCGGTGGACTGGGACGGCCTGCGGGAAACGATTCAGGAGAGCGTTCGTTTCCTGGACAACGTCATCGACGCGAACCGCTATCCCCTCCCACAGATTGACGCGATCTGCAAGGGCAATCGCAAGATCGGCTTAGGCATCATGGGATTTGCCGATGCCCTGTATCTTCTGGACGTCCCTTACAACAGCGAGGAGGGCGTGGCCTGGGGCGAGCGGTTCATGCAGTTCGTCAATGACGAATCGCACGCCTACAGCGAGCTACTGGCGCGGGAGCGGGGATCGTTCCCCAACTGGAAGGGCAGCATTTACGACACGAAGTTCCACCGCCCGATGCGTAACGCCACGTGCACGACCGTGGCACCGACGGGCACCATCAGCATCATTGCCGGCTGTTCCGGCGGCATCGAGCCGCTCTACAGCCTGGCGTATTTCCGCAACGTATTGCGCGGGCAAGATGAGGGCGCGGCCCCGATGATCGAGATCAATCCGATCTTCGAGCAGGTGGCGCGTGACCGTGGCTTCTTGAGCGAGGGGTTGATGGAGCGCATTGCCACGGACGGCACCCTCGCCCGCGCGGACGGCATTCCCGATGAAGTGAAGCGCGTGTTCGTCTGCGCGCACGACATCGCCCCCGTCTGGCATATGCGCATGCAGGCCGGTTTCCAGCGGCATTGCGATGCCTCCATCTCCAAGACCATCAATTTTCCCGAAGAGGCCAGTATCGAGCAGGTGGATGAGATCTATCGCCTCGCCTACGAATTGCAGTGCAAGGGCGTGACCGTGTACCGAAACGGATGCCGACAACACCAGCCCATGGCCCTCAAGAGCAGCGATGCGACTCATGCCAAGCAGAAGGCGACCGCCGTGGCGGAGGCACCCAAGGAACTCGAGCCGGCCATCCTGCCCGAGATTCAAAGCAGCGTGCGCGTCCGGCAACTTACGCCTTTCGGTAACATGCATATCAACATCACCGTCGATCCGCGCACGGAGCGCGAGTTGGAGGTGTTCGCCCAGCTCGGGAAGGGTGGCGATCTGGCCAACAGTGATCTCGAGGCCATCTGCCGGCTTATCAGCCTCTGGCTGCGTTCCGGCGGGAGCCTGATTCACGTGGTCCGCCAGCTGCATTCGATCGGGTCGAGCCTCCAGGTACAGACCAAGGAGGGCAAAATCATGAGCCTGGGTGATGGTCTTGCCCGGGCTTTGAAGCGCTACCTGAAGGTCAAAGAAGACCGCGGATTGCGAGCCCTGCTCCTTGGTGAAGCCGAACTGTCCTCGCCCACGCCCAAGAAGCCGGGGCACGAGGGCAACGGCGGCAACGGGAACGGAAACGGTCACGGCAACGGCAACGGAAATAAAGGGGTGAACGCATCGGACCCGAAGCTGCGTGGAACACAGAGCGAGGGGGCGATAAAGACAATGGCGCGTTCATCAGTTTCTACTTTATCTTCAGCCCTGCACCGGATCGATGCGCTCGGCGCGCCCGGACAAGAGGCGCAGTTCAAAGTGGTCTGCCCAGAATGCCGCCAGCCGCTCCGATACAAGGAGGGCTGCATCAGCTGTGAATCCTGCGGCTATTCCCGGTGTTGA
- a CDS encoding small basic protein, whose product MSLDKSLRSKNMLVRHRNVLTRAERIEVLKETGRWSEDSTALHLPKVGHRKAAVGKKTKTKAAEGEGEAKKEA is encoded by the coding sequence ATGTCGCTGGACAAGTCTCTCAGATCCAAGAACATGCTCGTGCGGCACCGGAATGTACTCACCCGGGCTGAGCGAATCGAAGTGCTGAAGGAAACCGGTCGCTGGTCGGAGGATTCGACGGCCCTTCACCTGCCCAAGGTGGGTCACCGCAAGGCGGCGGTGGGCAAGAAGACCAAGACCAAAGCCGCGGAGGGTGAAGGCGAGGCCAAGAAAGAGGCCTGA